One Leishmania infantum JPCM5 genome chromosome 26 genomic window carries:
- a CDS encoding putative DNA ligase k alpha: MKATVLRRPGGSGLVGYPTLLRLRAVKRVATAKVKGTARSGRAKEAAAPTAGSGHGSHKLSLAEFHPAIARTWIAAASNKMLQPQHVAPDSRKLAWWICPSCHHQHNKRIDLHLAAGGACPKCEAKPTLAGGASVKKSASSSRGASNPASPLRKKQASAASAHEPVPAAAALRHRCRPNSTLDTIAARNANLLSKSVADNQYLRVQETRNLLPMLAKSYDKERWKIAPAEVLQVSPKLDGIRCVAAYRIDTKQVLFFSRSGTLFECCDDAIEPALRYLFEKDPTLVLDGELYNDSINLAQLSTACKTAGKTTPPPPTAALAEADPVLAFYNALLVAAYGKKKHKGGCAPAAAVPQADAPTVIRFDQLTSAIRTTRQWRTPEVAALQRQLQYHVFDVLYSREFPYGRGSAVPFSVRYGVLERLLASATAYNLAHISQYNPLVLRRVPSYSCTIDAVDAVLQAAIRVGYEGIMIRRECQGATTAAGKDGSEKVESATKKIKRCAASSGSKAGAGAATANSDGGYGYGQRSSTLLKYKVMQDAEYVIVGAVEGSGKWKGFLGSFICVTPDKKHRFTVTPASTDADKQRMWQSWKTVYKGKALTVQYQEITADGVPRFPVGKCVRGAADGRDWL; encoded by the coding sequence atgaagGCGACTGTGTTGCGACGGccgggcggcagcggcttaGTCGGGTATCCGACgcttctgcggctgcgggcgGTGAAGCGGGTGGCAACGGCAAAGGTGAAAGGCAcggcgaggagcggcaggGCCAAagaagcggctgcgccgaCAGCGGGCAGCGGTCATGGCTCACACAAACTGTCCTTGGCGGAGTTTCACCCTGCCATCGCCCGCACATGgatcgcggcggcgtcgaacaagatgctgcagccgcagcacgtcgCCCCTGATAGCCGCAAACTGGCGTGGTGGATTTGCCCGTCTTGCCACCATCAGCACAACAAGCGCATAGATCTTCACCTCGCCGCCGGGGGCGCGTGCCCCAAGTGTGAAGCAAAACCCACCTTGGCTGGCGGCGCGTCCGTGAAGAAGAGTGCGTCGAGTTCCCGTGGCGCCAGCAATCCCGCCTCGCCGTTGAGGAAGAAGCAGGCATCCGCTGCGTCAGCGCATGAGCCTGtccctgccgcagcagcacttcgccatcgctgccgccccaACTCGACACTCgacaccatcgccgcccgGAACGCGAACCTCCTCAGCAAGAGCGTAGCCGACAATCAGTACCTTCGCGTGCAGGAGACGCGCAATCTGCTTCCGATGCTGGCAAAGAGCTACGATAAGGAACGTTGGAAAATCGCGCCTGctgaggtgctgcaggtgtCGCCGAAGCTGGACGGTatccgctgcgtcgccgcgtaCCGAATAGACACGAAGCAGGTGCTCTTCTTCAGCCGCTCCGGCACGCTCTTCGAGTGCTGTGATGACGCCATCGAGCCAGCGCTGCGGTACCTCTTCGAGAAGGACCCGACACTCGTTCTTGACGGCGAGCTGTACAACGACTCGATCAACCTAGCGCAGCTTAGCACTGCGTGTAAAACAGCAGGAAAAACAACCCCGCCGCCCCCCACGGCGGCATTGGCTGAGGCAGACCCGGTGTTGGCCTTTTACAACGCTCTCCTCGTTGCCGCATATGGAAAAAAGAAGCATAAGGGTGGCTgcgcccctgccgctgctgtgccacAGGCAGATGCGCCGACAGTGATCCGCTTCGATCAGCTCACGTCGGCGATCCGCACGACACGTCAGTGGCGCACCCCTGAAGTTgcggctctgcagcgccagctgcagtACCACGTCTTCGATGTCCTTTACAGCCGTGAGTTCCCCTACGGCCGAGGGTCGGCGGTTCCGTTCAGCGTCCGCTACGGCGTTCTTGAGCGACTGCTGGCATCCGCGACAGCTTACAATCTCGCGCATATTTCCCAGTACAATCcactggtgctgcggcgcgtgccGAGCTATTCGTGCACCATCGATGCCGTTGACGCCGTGCTGCAAGCCGCCATACGGGTGGGCTACGAGGGCATCATGATCCGCCGTGAGTGCCAAGGCGCCACGACGGCTGCCGGCAAGGACGGCAGCGAAAAGGTGGAGTCGGCAACCAAGAAGATTAAGCGGTGCGCTGCATCCAGCGGAAGTAAAGCCGGCGCGGGGGCTGCGACGGCGAACAGTGACGGCGGGTACGGCTatgggcagcgcagcagcacgttgCTGAAGTACAAGGTGATGCAGGATGCAGAGTACGTCATCGTAGGCGCGGTGGAAGGCTCCGGCAAGTGGAAGGGCTTTCTCGGCTCTTTCATCTGCGTGACACCAGACAAGAAGCACCGCTTCACCGTCACCCCAGCGAGCACTGATGCCGACAAGCAGCGGATGTGGCAGTCGTGGAAGACGGTTTACAAGGGGAAGGCGCTGACGGTGCAGTACCAGGAGATCACCGCAGACGGCGTACCGCGCTTCCCGGTGGGCAAGTGCgttcgcggcgcagctgatggGCGTGATTGGCTGTAG
- a CDS encoding putative DNA ligase, with translation MQTPSNVSPVCMKMAVWRCSHCLQEFEMVVGHFIDGGGVCPHCHSPQKKLDNVTVRNAQGELVTKKPQYVKAPRMIHSNYRSVLFANPHWESLNIQPMLAQRWELVADELMKSSNGESGTASDKHLLLASPKIDGIRCMIGYNEKLREVQFFSRGGIVLECCHGLVPQLLPLFEKDPTLMLDGELFAPECNFEQLNGLVRRLNKKSDPKIMEAQARLLEYFAFDIMYSAQLSSVSAPFDERYMLLKKLIPVCGAKRISNYVHDDTRKKVIRATHGGVATAAAANGQAVKIYHVPAAQVHPSDMEDVLNEACSQGFEGVMIRLPKFPYEHGKRSFGLLKYKQMHDAEFKIVGFVPGEGKFKSALGAFVCTTKDGKHFNTPPKVSCKHRIELWEHRREYLGKYLTVQYQELSSQNVPRFPIAKAIRGSEDKRDWL, from the coding sequence ATGCAGACGCCGAGCAATGTATCACCCGTGTGCATGAAGATGGcggtgtggcgctgctctcaCTGCTTGCAGGAGTTCGAGATGGTAGTGGGGCACTTTATtgatggaggcggcgtgtGCCCGCATTGCCATAGTCCGCAGAAGAAGCTGGACAACGTGACGGTGCGCAACGCGCAAGGGGAACTGGTGACCAAGAAGCCCCAATACGTGAAGGCGCCGCGCATGATTCACTCGAACTACCGTAGCGTGCTCTTCGCCAATCCCCACTGGGAGTCGCTGAACATTCAGCCCATGCTTGCGCAGCGCTGGGAGCTTGTGGCGGACGAGCTCATgaagagcagcaacggcgagagcggcaccgcttCCGACAAGCATCTgctcctcgcctcccccaAGATCGATGGCATCCGCTGCATGATTGGGTACAACGAGAAGCTTCGCGAGGTACAGTTCTTCTCTCGTGGCGGCATCGTCCTCGAGTGCTGCCACGGCCTCgtcccgcagctgctgccgctctttgAGAAGGACCCGACGCTCATGCTAGACGGCGAGCTCTTTGCGCCCGAGTGCAACTTCGAGCAGCTCAACGGGCTTGTACGTCGACTCAACAAGAAGTCCGACCCAAAAATTatggaggcgcaggcgcgcctgctAGAGTACTTCGCGTTCGACATCATGTACAGTGCGCAGCTCTCGTCCGTATCGGCTCCTTTCGACGAGCGCTACATGCTGCTCAAGAAGCTCATCCCCGTGTGCGGCGCGAAGCGGATTAGCAACTACGTTCACGACGACACGCGGAAGAAGGTGATCCGCGCTACGCACGGCGGtgtggcgacagcggcagcggcaaacGGTCAGGCCGTGAAGATCTACCATGTACCTGCCGCGCAGGTGCACCCGAGCGACATGGAGGACGTGCTGAACGAGGCGTGCTCGCAGGGGTTCGAGGGCGTCATGATCCGCCTTCCCAAGTTCCCCTACGAGCACGGCAAGCGCAGCTTCGGGCTGCTCAAGTACAAGCAGATGCACGACGCTGAGTTTAAGATTGTCGGCTTCGTGCCCGGTGAAGGCAAGTTCAAGAGCGCTCTTGGCGCCTTCGTCTGCACAACCAAGGACGGCAAACACTTCAACACGCCACCCAAGGTCTCCTGCAAGCACCGCATCGAGCTGTGGGAGCACCGTAGGGAGTATCTAGGCAAGTACCTGACGGTGCAGTATCAAGAGCTCTCCTCGCAGAACGTGCCGCGCTTCCCTATCGCCAAGGCCATTCGCGGTAGTGAGGATAAGCGAGATTGGCTGTGA
- a CDS encoding GTP-binding protein-like protein gives MPPFSGKKKKEQLQAKRQRKRDEEERSKVRDREREKLREELMERGEDASEAVLDSLLRERANLQHSARGRRSRRREKENAAAHRKAVGGDDEDDESGSGASSDGSNREGGGKLRRSAPSTMMYSADRQHGVRSIFVKESAAVIAARKQLSYQPIPCRTTMPPTGIPFGEWFTFPSSASSAAAVVSAGTNSKRGGAWDGGDGAPMCAEEKLALIAAEQRRRMERPLVASAGDALGGVSSSTFFPFAVELPSRGWHVGAEGSAVVADASIIMAGAGDASTQLQSGRPRAADPQAAGGDSATPASEDGQEEVACAGQRSSSHNEASGADSNDVGASAVRTGAAAAKGHNQGDAQYIRSIEKKRFSLYTDCVDAYPFPAALVGMEVSSYERNVEVWQQLWRTVELSDILVVVADARYPIIHAHLGLLTYITKEQRKPCVFVLNKEDLVPASTLRRWQRFLFHYLDDLGFSVEPPDAAEQPEEKDTEWCNSDGIGQGGSASGRIVLRTFTANPRPETAGQRDGDVDVTRRQKNRKKANEHMYEKLRTGRLSVAKHLGGDQRGAADGNDDDESEEDDELRYDTTEMFVGMMAAQHALQQDRRAYKELEVVAGKITELLATCRRLGTAARATAHGVNTAAVERSDAAPSSSPAYATSSLPCAALRAAHKHKKAQKRNAARRGGGGGGGGGMGGTLAGDDSGSANSDDAVEDRAPDSPSYLHIGFVGHPNVGKSSLLNCIRGTKVVSVSATPGHTKHMQTIPVPSEHLTLVDSPGLALPLFGVPRPLLAVLGTHQIAQTRDPQTSISYLAAYLPIEKAYGLQRPEHALPEVGWSSYELCEAYAKKRGLFVKHGKGALDVHRAAIALLQEAYEGRLALFYAPPELNLLQSAWYRERIRPHLLLSVFKPVFLAST, from the coding sequence ATGCCGCCGTTCAGTggcaagaagaagaaggagcagctgcaggcgaagcggcagcgcaagcgGGATGAAGAGGAGCGCTCAAAGGTGCGCGACCGAGAGCgggagaagctgcgcgaggagctcaTGGAGCGCGGCGAGGATGCTTCCGAGGCAGTCCTCGACTCTCTCCTGCGCGAGCGAGCGAATCTGCAGCACTCAGCGCGTGGACGccgctcgcggcggcgcgaaaaagagaacgccgccgcgcatcgAAAAGCTGTCGGCggtgacgacgaggacgacgaatctggcagcggtgcatcATCGGATGGCTCGAACCGCGAAGGCGGAGGCaagctgcggcgcagcgcaccgtcGACCATGATGTACAGCGCAGACCGTCAGCATGGTGTGCGCAGCATCTTCGTCAAAGAATCTGCCGCCGTCATTGCCGCCCGCAAGCAGCTGAGCTATCAACCGATTCCGTGCCGCACAACGATGCCGCCAACAGGCATCCCGTTCGGAGAGTGGTTCACCTTTCCATCCTCTGCGTCCTCAGCCGCGGCAGTGGTGTCGGCAGGCACGAACTCCaagcgtggcggcgcttgGGACGGCGGAGATGGTGCGCCAATGTgcgcggaggagaagctcGCCCTCAtcgcggcggagcagcggcgccgcatgGAGCGCCCGTTGGTGGCGTCGGCCGGGGAcgcgctcggcggcgtgAGTAGCAGCACATTCTTCCCGTTCGCGGTGGAACTGCCCTCGCGAGGCTGGCACGTCGGAGCGGAAGGCAGCGCAGTGGTGGCAGATGCAAGCATAATCATGGCCGGTGCTGGTGATGCTTCAACCCAACTGCAGTCGGGCCGGCCGAGAGCGGCAGATCCtcaagcagctggaggcgacTCCGCCACCCCGGCGTCAGAAGACGGGCAAGAGGAGGTGGCGTGCGCCGGTCAACGCAGCTCTAGCCATAATGAGGCAAGTGGAGCAGACAGCAACGATGTCGGCGCTTCCGCAGTCCGCacaggcgccgctgccgcgaaggGCCATAATCAAGGCGACGCGCAGTACATCAGAAGCATCGAGAAGAAGCGGTTTTCCCTCTACACGGACTGTGTGGACGCTTACCCCTTTCCTGCGGCGCTCGTGGGCATGGAGGTGAGCTCCTACGAACGGAACGTGGAGGtgtggcagcagctgtggcgcaCTGTGGAGCTGAGTGACATCCTTGTCGTGGTGGCCGATGCGCGGTACCCCATCATACACGCCCACCTCGGTCTTCTCACCTACATAACGAAGGAGCAGCGCAAGccgtgcgtgtttgtgctgAACAAGGAAGACCTCGTGCCAGCCTCCACGCtccggcgctggcagcggtTCCTGTTTCATTACTTGGATGACTTGGGCTTCTCCGTGGAGCCGCCAGATGCAGCGGAGCAACCGGAAGAGAAGGATACCGAGTGGTGCAACAGCGACGGTATTGGTCAAGGGGGCTCCGCTAGTGGGCGCATTGTACTGCGCACCTTCACCGCTAACCCGCGTCCTGAAACGGCAGGGCAACGCGACGGTGATGTGGACGTGACACGGCGGCAGAAGAACCGCAAGAAGGCGAACGAGCACATGTACGAGAAGCTGCGCACTGGCCGGCTAAGCGTGGCGAAGCACCTTGGCGGTGAtcagcgcggcgcagcagatggcaacgacgacgacgagagcGAAGAGGATGACGAGCTCCGTTACGACACCACGGAGATGTTTGTGGGAATGATGGCCGCTCAGCACGCGCTTCAGCAGGACCGCCGCGCCTACAAGGAGCTCGAGGTGGTAGCTGGCAAGATCACCGAGCTGTTGGCGACATGTCGCCGCTtgggcaccgccgcgcgtgcCACGGCGCACGGAGTGAATaccgcagcggtggagcgGTCCGATGCGGCCCCGTCGTCCTCACCGGCGTACgcgacgtcgtcgctgccgtgtgcggcgctgcgtgccgcacacaagcacaagaAAGCGCAGAAGAGAAATGCGgctcgtcgcggcggcggaggcggtgggggTGGTGGCATGGGCGGTACTCTAGCTGGTGACGACTCCGGAAGCGCGaacagcgacgacgctgtgGAGGACCGGGCGCCAGACAGCCCCTCGTACCTTCACATAGGCTTCGTTGGCCACCCCAACGTCGGCAAATCATCCCTGCTCAACTGCATTCGCGGCACGAAGGTGGTCTCGGTGAGTGCCACACCAGGCCACACGAAGCATATGCAGACAATCCCAGTGCCGAGCGAGCACTTGACGTTGGTGGATAGCCCCGGTCtggccctccccctcttcggCGTGCCGCGTCCGCTGCTGGCTGTCCTTGGGACGCACCAGATCGCCCAGACACGCGACCCGCAGACAAGCATCAGCTACCTGGCGGCGTACCTACCAATCGAGAAGGCGTACGGACTGCAGCGACCCGAGCATGCGCTGCCGGAGGTTGGCTGGAGTTCTTACGAGCTGTGTGAGGCCTACGCAAAGAAACGCGGCCTCTTCGTGAAGCATGGCAAGGGTGCCCTCGACGTCCACCGTGCGGCCATCGCCCTTCTTCAGGAGGCCTACGAGGGGCGGCTTGCCCTCTTCTATGCACCACCAGAGTTGAACCTTCTGCAGTCCGCTTGGTATCGCGAGCGTATTCGCCCGCACCTCCTGTTGTCGGTGTTCAAACCCGTTTTTCTCGCCAGCACGTAG
- a CDS encoding prefoldin-like protein: MNAILEKYTFKDDYVSPRGIPKVAFVENVAELVKSSGDSAETLLKRFSEQYSKYKLAEHRLIRTTANLEAKIPDIKKTLQTLEYLKKSLVAENGGKGFTTNYGLTESVFCQAKVLPQKTVHLWLGANVMVEYTFEEATQLLERNLKSATENLAATQEDLAWLQEQQTILEVNTSRLYNYDVVERRKKSEEEAKK; the protein is encoded by the coding sequence ATGAACGCTATTTTGGAGAAGTACACCTTCAAGGATGACTACGTGAGCCCGCGTGGCATTCCGAAGGTCGCCTTCGTCGAGAacgtggcggagctggtCAAGTCGAGCGGCGACAGTGCCgagacgctgctgaagcgcTTCAGTGAACAGTACAGCAAGTACAAGCTCGCGGAGCACCGGCTGATCCGCACGACAGCCAACCTCGAGGCGAAGATTCCGGACATCAAGAAGACGCTGCAGACCCTGGAGTATCTGAAGAAGTCGCTAGTGGCAGAGAACGGCGGCAAGGGCTTCACGACGAACTACGGACTAACGGAGAGTGTCTTCTGCCAGGCTAAGGTTCTGCCGCAGAAGACGGTGCACCTCTGGCTCGGCGCGAACGTGATGGTCGAGTACACGTTCGAAGAagccacgcagctgctggagcgcaaCCTGAAGAGCGCCACCGAGAACCTCGCGGCGACGCAGGAAGACCTGGCGtggctgcaggagcagcagacgATCTTGGAGGTGAACACGTCGCGGCTGTACAACTACGACGTGGTGGAGCGCCGTAAGAAAAGTGAGGAAGAGGCAAAGAAGTGA